In the Victivallis sp. Marseille-Q1083 genome, one interval contains:
- a CDS encoding DNA-binding transcriptional regulator, which yields MPSMENIVEQLKALRRQHGWSQEDLARELGVSFSTVNRWENGKAKPSRLAQKGILTLTVQAEGNRRAVEGWNS from the coding sequence ATGCCTTCCATGGAAAATATCGTTGAGCAATTAAAAGCCCTGCGCCGGCAGCACGGCTGGTCGCAGGAAGACTTGGCCCGGGAACTCGGTGTCAGCTTTTCCACCGTCAACCGCTGGGAAAACGGAAAAGCCAAGCCTTCCCGACTGGCTCAGAAAGGCATTCTGACGTTGACCGTTCAAGCAGAAGGCAATCGCCGTGCAGTTGAGGGATGGAATTCATGA
- a CDS encoding RNA polymerase sigma factor encodes MRYPTTSKTLLDKLQNGDAVSWTEFFDRYRGIIASLGSLKGLTPEECDDLVQEVMLCFFKNSKTFVFSPQIARFRTYFGKIIQARIFDLLRRRYRSNRLVSESELDGKEPATPDFLLNEALLCEWRKLLLEDALALLRERVAPETYLAFDLHMRQALPVEEVARTLSVNRQFVYTAKTRCLKILKQIVADWNRQDPELELDSNVL; translated from the coding sequence ATGCGATACCCGACCACCTCGAAAACGTTACTGGACAAATTGCAGAATGGAGATGCCGTTTCCTGGACGGAATTTTTTGACCGTTATCGCGGAATCATTGCATCTTTGGGTAGCCTCAAGGGGCTGACGCCGGAGGAATGCGATGATCTGGTACAAGAAGTGATGCTCTGCTTTTTTAAAAATTCCAAAACGTTTGTTTTCAGTCCTCAGATTGCCCGGTTCCGTACCTACTTCGGTAAGATCATTCAAGCGCGGATTTTCGATCTGCTGCGCCGGCGTTATCGCTCGAACCGTCTGGTTTCGGAATCGGAGTTGGATGGCAAGGAGCCGGCGACACCGGATTTTCTGCTGAACGAGGCGCTGCTTTGCGAGTGGCGGAAATTGTTGCTGGAGGATGCGCTTGCGCTTCTCCGGGAACGTGTTGCCCCTGAGACGTATCTTGCTTTCGATCTCCATATGCGGCAAGCCCTGCCGGTTGAAGAGGTCGCGCGGACACTCTCGGTCAACCGGCAGTTCGTTTATACCGCCAAGACCCGCTGCCTCAAAATCCTGAAACAGATCGTTGCCGACTGGAACCGGCAGGATCCGGAACTGGAGCTGGATTCCAATGTCCTGTGA
- a CDS encoding serine/threonine-protein kinase translates to MSCEIGTQLGPYRLTAECGSGAYGRVFVAENTLTGQRVALKVISGSGRRLERELQGLIRYRSCNHPNLLTVHHIDRLDDGSIYYTMDLADNLADSPDEYLPDTLAKHLEQRGPLSAECVRKLAEELLAGLEALHRLGLVHRDVKPDNILWTGGRAVLSDIGLVTEAAAVSFAGTPGFLSPELSAGKRNATPRDDFYALGKTLYCALTGDAVGSYPSFPKEILSRTSRLLVGAILWACSTPGFESAAEFRMALAKTSAMHRKHKYLLVLVIILLIIGIGVGGIVLQQQRKITTPVQLPPSATPKPSVSIKPRPASKPDSPEPPPGIRRRIVKISDIPVLTERWPWGWGEKFKLKIPTFFEEKDKFFAHSIFDYPLDSSAEMFTLLDPAWDWQTRIYKPNVTVSRAGKIRYGYGTTSTPSAYPALEKTRKLYREYYHPEYSHSLKMDFSPTLTVWNNRRKMLGQSPEEFHEDHMRLPKCQLIFLEINIHMAVTAMLLDPPEKWDALAERFRWLCERRQELITYYNARRNWVSE, encoded by the coding sequence ATGTCCTGTGAAATCGGAACTCAACTCGGGCCGTACCGTCTGACGGCGGAATGCGGCAGCGGCGCTTACGGCCGGGTTTTCGTCGCGGAAAATACCCTGACCGGTCAGCGGGTCGCATTAAAGGTCATTTCCGGGAGCGGCAGGCGACTGGAGCGGGAATTGCAGGGGCTGATTCGTTACCGCAGCTGCAATCACCCGAATCTGCTGACCGTGCATCATATCGACCGCCTCGATGATGGAAGCATCTATTACACGATGGATTTGGCCGACAATCTGGCGGATTCGCCGGATGAGTATCTGCCTGACACTCTCGCCAAACACTTGGAGCAGCGCGGACCGCTTTCGGCGGAATGCGTTCGGAAACTGGCCGAAGAGCTGCTTGCCGGGCTGGAGGCACTTCACCGGCTTGGTCTCGTTCACCGGGACGTCAAGCCGGACAACATTCTGTGGACCGGGGGCCGGGCTGTATTGAGCGACATCGGTCTGGTCACCGAAGCGGCTGCGGTCAGCTTTGCCGGAACGCCCGGCTTTCTCTCGCCGGAACTGAGTGCGGGAAAGCGCAATGCGACTCCGCGGGATGACTTTTACGCTCTCGGAAAAACGCTTTACTGTGCGCTGACCGGGGACGCGGTCGGTAGCTATCCGTCGTTTCCGAAGGAGATTCTTTCCCGTACGTCGCGTCTATTGGTCGGAGCGATTCTTTGGGCTTGCAGTACTCCGGGTTTTGAATCGGCGGCGGAATTTCGAATGGCATTGGCAAAAACTTCAGCGATGCATCGGAAGCATAAATATCTCTTGGTGTTAGTCATTATACTGCTGATAATTGGAATTGGCGTGGGGGGAATCGTTTTGCAGCAGCAGAGAAAAATTACCACGCCGGTTCAATTACCCCCTTCTGCTACCCCCAAGCCATCGGTGTCGATAAAGCCGCGTCCGGCATCTAAACCGGATTCTCCGGAACCGCCACCGGGTATCAGGCGGAGAATTGTAAAAATTTCTGATATACCAGTACTCACTGAGCGTTGGCCTTGGGGATGGGGAGAAAAGTTTAAACTGAAAATTCCCACATTCTTTGAAGAGAAAGATAAGTTTTTTGCTCATTCGATTTTTGATTATCCCCTTGATTCCTCTGCTGAAATGTTTACGTTACTTGACCCTGCTTGGGATTGGCAGACTCGAATATACAAGCCTAATGTTACAGTTTCGAGGGCTGGAAAAATTCGTTACGGTTATGGTACAACATCAACTCCATCTGCATATCCCGCGTTGGAGAAAACCAGGAAGTTATATCGGGAATATTACCATCCGGAGTATTCGCATTCCTTGAAAATGGATTTCTCTCCGACTTTGACTGTGTGGAATAATCGGCGTAAAATGCTCGGTCAATCTCCGGAAGAATTTCATGAAGACCATATGCGGCTTCCAAAGTGTCAATTGATTTTTCTTGAAATCAATATTCATATGGCTGTTACCGCAATGTTACTGGACCCACCGGAAAAATGGGATGCGCTTGCGGAACGTTTTCGTTGGCTGTGTGAACGGCGTCAGGAGTTGATCACTTACTATAATGCCAGAAGGAATTGGGTGTCCGAATAA
- a CDS encoding IS1380 family transposase, whose product MTKCNVSIPVFQGPKSRKIEFNFAGGDISSDGGLLFVKEFDRKLGLTRRAGNLLDSFDIRQPGKVEHSYLSMLRQRVFGLVAGHEDLNDHHELRTDPLIQTVVGRDRQLATPSTLCRFENGIDRRACVDLSRLFVEFFIESFATPPRELILDFDATDDLTYGMQENRFFHGYYDHYCFLPLYVFCGDQLLVAYLRPSKIDAAKHAWAILSLLVKRFRQKWPKVKIIFRGDSGFCRQKMLNWCDKNEVKYIVGLAKNPRLLELSKDLQVKAEALYNETHEKAKLFTQFEYAAGTWKYPRRVIAKAEFNSPGPNNRFIVTNLDDDGQYLYEKVYCARGEMENRIKEQQLDLFADRTSCHDFAANQFRLLLSSLAYILMERFRALLLTGTQFAEATCGSIRLYLVKIGAIIRRNTRKIYVALSSACPNQELLRLIAAKIIAWE is encoded by the coding sequence ATGACAAAATGTAATGTTTCGATTCCGGTCTTTCAAGGTCCGAAAAGCAGAAAAATTGAATTCAATTTCGCCGGTGGAGATATCAGCAGTGACGGCGGGTTGCTTTTTGTGAAAGAATTCGACCGCAAACTCGGTTTGACCCGGCGCGCCGGTAACCTGCTGGATTCTTTTGATATTCGACAGCCCGGAAAAGTTGAGCATTCCTATCTGAGCATGCTTCGTCAACGAGTTTTTGGTTTGGTTGCCGGCCATGAAGATCTCAATGACCATCATGAATTGCGAACTGATCCGCTGATTCAAACTGTTGTCGGTCGTGATCGTCAACTCGCCACTCCAAGCACTTTATGTCGATTCGAAAATGGAATCGATCGTCGTGCTTGCGTAGATTTGAGCCGATTGTTTGTCGAATTCTTTATCGAAAGTTTTGCCACGCCGCCTCGAGAATTGATTCTTGATTTCGATGCTACCGATGACCTCACTTACGGGATGCAGGAAAATCGCTTTTTTCATGGCTATTATGACCACTATTGCTTTTTGCCGTTGTATGTTTTCTGCGGGGATCAATTGCTTGTGGCTTATTTGCGTCCATCAAAAATTGATGCGGCCAAGCATGCTTGGGCGATTCTCTCGCTACTGGTAAAGCGCTTTCGGCAGAAATGGCCGAAGGTTAAGATTATTTTCCGGGGAGACAGTGGCTTTTGTCGGCAGAAAATGCTGAACTGGTGTGATAAAAATGAGGTCAAATATATTGTCGGATTGGCGAAAAATCCACGTTTGCTGGAATTATCAAAAGATCTTCAAGTGAAAGCGGAAGCACTTTACAACGAAACACATGAAAAAGCAAAACTGTTTACTCAGTTCGAATATGCGGCAGGAACTTGGAAATACCCGCGCCGGGTGATTGCCAAAGCGGAATTCAACTCCCCCGGACCGAATAATCGTTTTATCGTCACCAATCTTGATGATGATGGACAATATCTTTATGAAAAAGTCTATTGCGCCCGAGGTGAGATGGAAAACAGGATCAAGGAACAGCAGCTGGATCTTTTCGCTGATCGGACGAGCTGCCATGACTTTGCGGCAAATCAATTCCGGCTTCTGCTTTCAAGTTTGGCTTATATTCTCATGGAACGGTTTCGGGCATTGTTGTTGACAGGAACTCAATTTGCCGAGGCTACCTGCGGCAGCATTCGCTTATACCTGGTGAAAATCGGTGCCATTATTCGGCGGAATACCAGAAAAATTTATGTTGCTCTTTCAAGTGCTTGTCCAAATCAGGAACTCCTCCGCTTGATCGCTGCGAAAATCATCGCTTGGGAATAA